In Priestia megaterium NBRC 15308 = ATCC 14581, the following proteins share a genomic window:
- the purN gene encoding phosphoribosylglycinamide formyltransferase: MINIAVFASGNGSNFQSIYEATQSGRLKANIALVVCNKPDAYVIERAKACGIPCFVCSPKNYENKEAYEAAILAELTSAKVEFLVLAGYMRLVGSTLLKPYKNRIVNIHPSLLPAFPGIDAIGQAFDAGVKVIGITVHFVDEGMDTGPIIDQQAIRIEKGDTRETVEARIHEIEHQFYPAVLNELFEQAAVK, translated from the coding sequence ATGATAAATATTGCAGTGTTTGCTTCTGGAAACGGCAGTAACTTTCAATCCATCTACGAAGCAACTCAGTCAGGTCGATTAAAAGCAAATATCGCGCTTGTTGTTTGCAATAAACCCGATGCATACGTAATTGAACGAGCAAAAGCATGTGGAATACCATGCTTTGTTTGTTCGCCTAAAAACTATGAAAATAAAGAAGCGTATGAAGCAGCAATTCTTGCAGAGCTTACATCAGCTAAAGTAGAATTTCTTGTTTTAGCAGGATATATGCGATTAGTTGGTTCGACGTTGCTTAAGCCATACAAAAATCGTATTGTTAATATTCACCCGTCGCTTTTACCTGCATTTCCTGGGATTGATGCTATTGGTCAAGCTTTTGATGCAGGAGTAAAAGTGATTGGAATTACCGTGCATTTTGTAGATGAAGGCATGGATACAGGACCAATTATTGACCAGCAGGCTATTCGCATTGAAAAAGGCGATACAAGAGAAACAGTTGAGGCCCGTATTCATGAAATTGAACATCAATTTTATCCCGCGGTACTGAATGAATTATTTGAACAAGCCGCAGTTAAATAA
- the purH gene encoding bifunctional phosphoribosylaminoimidazolecarboxamide formyltransferase/IMP cyclohydrolase: protein MTAKRALISVSDKEGIVSFAQELKDLGVEIISTGGTKRTLEENGIDVIGISEVTGFPEILDGRLKTLHPNVHGALLALRDNEEHQAQMKEHNISPIDFVVVNLYPFKKTIEKEDVTLAEAIENIDIGGPTMLRSAAKNYRSVSVVVDPSDYATVVEELKADGNVSFETNQRLAAKVFRHTAAYDALIAEYLTNITGETTPEKLTVTYERVQGLRYGENPHQQASFYKKPLTQKGSIATATQLHGKELSYNNINDANAALQIVKEFKEPAIVAIKHMNPCGVGVGETIAQAYQKAYEADPTSIFGGIVAANRPIDRETAIQLKEIFLEIIIAPAFDQEALDVLTAKKNLRLLTIELDEKAEKEAFLTSVKGGVLVQDEDVFGFDDATITVPTKREPTEKEWADLKLAWKVVKNVKSNAIVLAKDDMTIGVGAGQMNRVGAAKIAIEQAGEKAQGSALGSDAFFPMGDTVEAAAKAGITAIIQPGGSIRDEESIAKADEYGIAMVFTGVRHFKH from the coding sequence ATGACAGCAAAACGCGCGCTTATTAGCGTATCTGATAAAGAAGGTATTGTTTCATTTGCACAAGAATTAAAGGACTTAGGAGTAGAAATTATTTCAACTGGCGGTACGAAGCGTACCCTAGAAGAAAACGGCATTGACGTTATCGGAATCTCTGAAGTAACTGGTTTCCCAGAAATTTTAGACGGCCGTTTAAAAACATTGCATCCTAACGTTCACGGTGCTTTATTAGCGTTACGCGATAATGAAGAGCATCAAGCTCAAATGAAAGAGCATAATATCTCGCCAATCGACTTTGTAGTTGTAAACTTATACCCATTTAAAAAGACAATTGAAAAAGAGGATGTAACGCTTGCTGAAGCGATTGAGAATATTGACATCGGTGGACCTACAATGCTTCGTTCAGCTGCGAAAAACTATCGTTCTGTCTCAGTTGTAGTAGATCCAAGCGATTACGCAACCGTAGTAGAAGAGTTAAAAGCGGATGGCAATGTTTCATTTGAAACCAACCAACGACTAGCAGCAAAAGTATTCCGTCATACGGCAGCTTATGATGCATTAATCGCTGAATACTTAACAAACATTACAGGTGAAACAACTCCTGAGAAATTAACAGTAACGTATGAGCGTGTTCAAGGCTTACGATACGGAGAAAACCCTCACCAACAAGCTTCTTTCTATAAAAAGCCGTTAACACAAAAAGGTTCTATTGCAACAGCTACGCAGCTGCATGGAAAAGAGTTATCATACAATAATATCAACGATGCAAACGCAGCTCTTCAAATCGTAAAAGAATTCAAAGAGCCGGCTATCGTAGCGATCAAACATATGAATCCTTGCGGTGTAGGTGTGGGTGAAACAATTGCTCAAGCTTATCAAAAAGCATACGAAGCGGATCCTACATCTATCTTTGGCGGCATCGTAGCAGCTAACCGTCCTATCGACCGTGAAACGGCTATTCAGTTAAAAGAAATCTTCTTAGAAATCATCATTGCTCCTGCGTTCGATCAAGAAGCATTAGATGTATTAACAGCTAAGAAAAACCTTCGTTTACTAACGATAGAGCTTGATGAAAAAGCAGAAAAAGAAGCTTTCTTAACATCTGTAAAAGGCGGCGTGCTTGTTCAGGATGAAGATGTGTTCGGATTTGATGATGCAACGATTACTGTTCCAACGAAACGTGAGCCAACAGAAAAAGAGTGGGCAGATTTAAAATTAGCATGGAAAGTTGTTAAGAATGTTAAGTCTAATGCTATTGTACTTGCGAAAGATGACATGACAATTGGCGTCGGAGCTGGTCAAATGAATCGCGTAGGCGCTGCAAAAATTGCGATTGAACAAGCTGGTGAAAAAGCACAAGGTTCAGCTTTAGGTTCAGATGCGTTCTTCCCAATGGGCGATACAGTAGAAGCAGCAGCTAAAGCAGGAATCACAGCTATTATTCAGCCGGGCGGATCAATTCGTGATGAAGAGTCAATTGCAAAAGCAGATGAATACGGCATTGCAATGGTATTTACAGGCGTAAGACATTTTAAACATTAA
- the purD gene encoding phosphoribosylamine--glycine ligase: MNVLVIGKGGREHTIAWKASKSPLVNEVFVAPGNPGMRDVATIVPIDESSQEELVQFAKENKIGLTIVGPENPLIEGIVDRFEQEGLPVFGPRKQAAMIEGSKSFAKELMKKYDIPTAAYETFTSYEEAKAYVEKQGAPIVIKADGLAAGKGVTVALTVEEAVDTLRDFLVDQKFKEASAKVVVEEFLDGEEFSLMAFVRGTNVYPMVIAQDHKRAFDGDQGPNTGGMGAYSPVPQISDAEVQEAVENILLPMAKGLAEEGCEYTGILYAGLIQTQKGPKVIEFNARFGDPETQVVLPRMKSDLVDVLLRILKEEKVEIEWDDEAAIGIVLAAAGYPEDYQKGAPINGLDAISEDALVFHAGTALENDTYVSNGGRVLLVGAKGATLQEAQQEVYKQMAHIDVEKGFFYRKDIGHRALTKAALK; the protein is encoded by the coding sequence GTGAATGTTTTAGTTATTGGAAAAGGCGGAAGAGAGCATACAATTGCATGGAAAGCTTCAAAAAGTCCACTTGTTAACGAAGTGTTTGTAGCACCAGGAAATCCGGGCATGAGAGATGTGGCAACGATTGTACCAATCGATGAAAGCAGCCAAGAAGAGCTTGTGCAGTTTGCAAAAGAAAACAAGATTGGATTAACAATTGTTGGACCAGAAAATCCGCTAATTGAAGGCATTGTTGATCGGTTTGAACAAGAAGGTCTTCCAGTCTTTGGACCGCGTAAACAAGCAGCGATGATTGAAGGAAGCAAAAGCTTTGCAAAAGAGCTCATGAAAAAGTATGATATTCCAACCGCAGCGTATGAAACATTTACGTCTTACGAGGAAGCAAAAGCATATGTGGAAAAGCAAGGCGCTCCAATTGTTATTAAAGCAGACGGCTTAGCAGCTGGTAAAGGTGTAACTGTTGCTTTAACAGTAGAAGAAGCCGTAGATACATTACGTGATTTTCTAGTTGACCAAAAGTTTAAAGAAGCAAGTGCAAAAGTAGTTGTAGAAGAATTTTTGGATGGTGAAGAATTTTCATTAATGGCATTTGTACGCGGTACAAATGTATATCCAATGGTAATTGCACAAGATCATAAGCGTGCTTTTGACGGCGATCAAGGTCCGAACACAGGAGGCATGGGAGCTTACTCTCCTGTTCCGCAAATCAGTGATGCAGAAGTACAAGAGGCTGTAGAAAACATCTTACTTCCAATGGCTAAAGGATTAGCTGAAGAAGGCTGTGAGTATACAGGAATTCTATATGCTGGTCTGATTCAAACACAAAAAGGACCAAAAGTGATTGAATTTAATGCGCGTTTTGGAGATCCTGAAACACAGGTTGTACTGCCGCGTATGAAAAGCGATTTAGTCGATGTGCTTCTTCGCATTTTGAAAGAAGAAAAAGTAGAAATTGAATGGGATGACGAAGCGGCTATCGGAATCGTATTAGCAGCAGCAGGCTACCCAGAAGATTATCAAAAAGGTGCGCCAATTAACGGGTTGGATGCGATTAGTGAAGACGCGCTTGTTTTCCACGCTGGTACAGCTTTAGAAAACGACACATACGTTTCAAACGGGGGCCGCGTTCTATTAGTAGGTGCCAAAGGAGCAACCCTTCAAGAAGCGCAGCAAGAAGTATACAAACAAATGGCTCATATTGATGTAGAAAAAGGCTTTTTCTATCGCAAAGACATCGGCCATCGTGCATTAACAAAAGCAGCTTTAAAATAA
- a CDS encoding YgaP family membrane protein → MKPNIGIVNALIRLTLGFTLLSWTTSRLSRRPYKDSYIFLGLMGALKVAEGITRFCPLTYAYDSCQKHDEHEHHPNGNEETYNPS, encoded by the coding sequence ATGAAACCAAATATCGGCATTGTTAACGCATTAATTCGACTTACGCTGGGTTTTACCCTTCTTTCTTGGACAACATCTCGTTTATCTCGCAGACCGTACAAAGATTCATACATCTTCTTAGGGTTAATGGGCGCTTTAAAAGTTGCAGAAGGCATCACGCGTTTTTGTCCCCTTACGTACGCATATGATTCATGTCAAAAACATGATGAACATGAACACCATCCAAACGGAAACGAAGAAACGTATAATCCTTCATAA
- a CDS encoding adenine deaminase C-terminal domain-containing protein, producing the protein MPEQRYRWKSKHIRQQLLVLNGQKAPTIVLKDATYLNARMKQWKKAHIWVYQDRIVYVGSEMPKHTDASTEIIDCSEKYVVPGYIEPHVHPFQLYNPQTFSQYAAKHGTTTLFNDNLILALQLEQKTAFSLIEEMKTLPQSLYWWCRFDSQTEIDEEADIFSHTNITSWLQNEAVLQGGELTSWPKLLDGDDLMLHWVQETKRMRKHIEGHFPGASAFTLAKMKLLGADSDHESMTGEDVVARLTQGYDVALRHSSIRPDLPKLLQELKELQVDYFDHITMNTDGSPPSFYQNGVSDMLITLAISEGVPVLDAYNMVSVNIARYYNMEHLHGHVATGCVANINILEDPMRPTPVSVLAKGKWMKKEGKEQALASVEFPWEKFGFSPLKLDFDLTMDDFQFSMPVGVKMKNAVIMEPYSIHLNVSGDVLASDHDESFLVLVDREGKWRINTLLKGFATNVSGLASSFSNTGDFILIGKSKKDMMCAFKRMKEIGGGIVITEDEKVVYELVLPLKGVMSNLPMEELSKREVELKKVLGGRGYKHDDPVYSLLFFSSTHLPYIRITPVGIYDVMNKKVLFPSIMR; encoded by the coding sequence ATGCCGGAACAAAGATACCGCTGGAAAAGCAAACATATTAGACAGCAGCTCTTAGTATTAAACGGTCAAAAAGCACCAACTATTGTCTTAAAAGATGCAACATATTTGAACGCTCGAATGAAGCAGTGGAAAAAAGCACATATTTGGGTCTACCAAGATCGTATTGTATACGTCGGCTCAGAGATGCCTAAGCACACGGACGCTTCTACAGAGATTATAGACTGCAGTGAGAAATATGTGGTTCCTGGGTATATTGAGCCCCATGTTCACCCGTTTCAGTTATATAATCCCCAGACTTTTTCCCAATATGCAGCCAAGCACGGAACAACGACTTTGTTTAATGATAATTTAATTCTCGCTTTACAGCTCGAACAAAAAACGGCGTTTTCATTGATTGAAGAAATGAAAACGTTACCACAATCGCTGTATTGGTGGTGCAGATTTGATTCGCAGACGGAAATTGATGAAGAGGCTGACATCTTCTCACATACAAACATTACTTCTTGGCTACAAAATGAAGCTGTCTTACAAGGAGGCGAACTGACAAGTTGGCCGAAGCTTTTAGACGGAGATGATTTAATGCTTCACTGGGTTCAAGAGACAAAACGGATGAGAAAGCACATTGAAGGACATTTCCCAGGGGCGTCAGCATTTACCTTGGCAAAAATGAAATTGCTCGGAGCAGACAGCGACCATGAGTCTATGACTGGGGAAGATGTTGTTGCTCGGTTAACACAAGGCTATGACGTTGCTTTGCGCCACTCTTCAATTCGGCCGGATTTGCCAAAATTGCTGCAGGAGTTAAAAGAGCTGCAGGTAGATTATTTTGACCATATTACGATGAATACAGACGGTTCTCCGCCTTCTTTTTACCAAAATGGCGTGTCAGATATGTTAATTACATTAGCTATTTCAGAAGGGGTTCCCGTGTTAGATGCTTATAATATGGTGTCTGTAAATATTGCTCGCTATTATAACATGGAACATTTGCACGGGCATGTAGCAACAGGCTGTGTGGCTAATATTAATATTTTAGAAGATCCTATGCGGCCTACTCCGGTCTCTGTGCTAGCAAAAGGAAAGTGGATGAAAAAAGAAGGCAAAGAACAAGCATTAGCCTCAGTAGAATTTCCTTGGGAAAAGTTTGGTTTTTCACCGTTAAAGTTGGACTTTGATTTAACGATGGACGATTTTCAATTTTCAATGCCAGTAGGCGTAAAAATGAAAAATGCTGTTATTATGGAGCCGTATTCAATTCACTTGAATGTGAGCGGAGATGTATTGGCCTCTGATCATGATGAAAGTTTTTTAGTGCTGGTGGACCGAGAAGGCAAGTGGCGGATCAATACGCTGTTAAAAGGATTTGCGACAAATGTATCGGGACTGGCGAGTTCATTTTCAAATACAGGTGATTTTATTTTAATTGGAAAATCGAAAAAAGATATGATGTGTGCATTCAAACGTATGAAAGAAATTGGAGGCGGTATTGTCATTACAGAAGATGAGAAAGTAGTATACGAACTGGTTCTTCCGTTAAAAGGAGTCATGTCAAACCTGCCGATGGAGGAGTTAAGTAAACGAGAGGTAGAACTCAAGAAAGTGCTGGGTGGGCGAGGATACAAGCACGATGATCCTGTCTATTCACTGCTGTTCTTTTCGTCTACACATTTGCCCTATATTCGTATCACGCCAGTAGGAATTTATGATGTTATGAATAAAAAAGTACTTTTTCCGTCTATAATGCGTTAA
- a CDS encoding YerC/YecD family TrpR-related protein, translated as MQINKLRGKELDQLFQAILSLENLEECYQFFDDLCTVNEIQSLAQRLEVARMLREGNTYHKIETETGASTATISRVKRCLNYGSDAYQMVLERLQEDSNQK; from the coding sequence ATGCAAATCAACAAACTACGAGGAAAAGAATTAGATCAGCTATTTCAAGCGATTTTATCATTAGAAAACCTTGAAGAATGCTATCAATTTTTTGATGACCTATGTACAGTTAATGAAATTCAATCATTAGCACAGCGCTTAGAAGTAGCAAGAATGCTGCGAGAAGGCAACACGTACCATAAAATTGAGACGGAAACTGGAGCAAGCACAGCAACTATTTCCCGTGTTAAACGCTGCTTGAATTATGGAAGCGATGCGTATCAAATGGTGTTAGAACGCCTTCAAGAAGATTCGAATCAAAAGTAA
- a CDS encoding glycine--tRNA ligase codes for MSKTMDQIVSHAKHRGFVFQGSEIYGGLANTWDYGPLGVELKNNIKKAWWKKFIQESPYNVGLDAAILMNPKTWEASGHLGNFNDPMIDCKDCKARHRADKLIEEKLQEKGIEMIVDGLSFDAMADLIKEHEITCPECGSANFTEIRQFNLMFKTHQGVTETSTNEIYLRPETAQGIFVNFKNVQRSMRKKLPFGIGQVGKSFRNEITPGNFTFRTREFEQMELEFFCKPGTELEWFNYWKETCNKWLLSLGMKEENVRLRDHDDDELSHYSNATTDFEYKFPFGWGELWGVASRTDYDLKQHMEHSGEDFQYVDQETNERYVPYCIEPSLGADRVTLAYMIDAYEEETLEDGSSRTVMQLHPALAPFKAAVLPLSKKLSNEARAVFEDLAKYFMIDYDDAGSIGKRYRRHDEIGTPFCITFDFDSLEDNQVTIRNRDTMEQKRVAISDLKNIIEEATQF; via the coding sequence ATGTCAAAAACAATGGATCAAATCGTATCTCACGCTAAACACCGCGGCTTTGTATTTCAAGGATCTGAAATTTACGGCGGTCTTGCAAATACATGGGATTACGGCCCGCTTGGCGTAGAATTAAAAAACAATATTAAAAAAGCATGGTGGAAAAAATTTATTCAAGAATCTCCATACAACGTTGGTTTAGACGCTGCGATTTTAATGAATCCAAAAACATGGGAAGCTTCTGGTCACTTAGGAAACTTTAATGACCCAATGATCGACTGTAAGGATTGTAAAGCCCGTCATCGTGCCGATAAACTAATTGAAGAAAAACTTCAAGAAAAAGGCATTGAAATGATCGTAGACGGCCTTTCATTTGATGCAATGGCTGACTTAATTAAAGAACATGAAATTACATGTCCTGAGTGTGGTTCAGCTAACTTCACTGAAATTCGTCAATTTAACTTAATGTTCAAAACGCACCAAGGTGTAACTGAAACATCAACAAATGAAATTTACCTTCGTCCTGAAACAGCTCAAGGTATTTTCGTAAACTTTAAAAACGTTCAGCGCTCAATGCGTAAAAAGCTTCCGTTCGGTATCGGCCAAGTGGGTAAAAGCTTCCGTAACGAAATTACACCTGGTAACTTCACATTCCGTACGCGTGAATTTGAACAAATGGAACTTGAATTCTTCTGTAAACCAGGCACTGAATTAGAGTGGTTTAACTACTGGAAAGAAACATGTAATAAATGGCTTCTTTCTCTTGGTATGAAAGAAGAAAATGTTCGTCTTCGCGACCATGATGATGATGAACTTTCTCACTACAGTAATGCAACAACAGACTTTGAATACAAGTTCCCATTCGGCTGGGGAGAACTATGGGGCGTAGCTTCTCGTACAGACTATGACTTAAAGCAGCATATGGAACACTCTGGAGAAGACTTCCAATATGTTGATCAAGAAACAAACGAACGCTATGTACCTTACTGCATCGAGCCTTCTTTAGGCGCTGACCGTGTAACATTAGCTTATATGATTGATGCATATGAAGAAGAAACGTTAGAAGATGGCTCTTCTCGTACAGTTATGCAGCTTCACCCTGCTTTAGCACCATTTAAAGCTGCTGTATTGCCACTTTCTAAAAAGCTTTCTAACGAAGCTCGCGCTGTCTTTGAAGATTTAGCAAAATACTTTATGATTGACTATGATGATGCTGGTTCAATCGGTAAACGTTACCGTCGCCATGATGAAATCGGTACGCCGTTCTGTATTACATTCGATTTCGATTCATTAGAAGACAATCAAGTAACAATCCGTAACCGCGACACAATGGAACAAAAACGTGTAGCAATTAGCGACCTTAAAAATATCATTGAAGAAGCAACTCAATTTTAA
- a CDS encoding heptaprenylglyceryl phosphate synthase, with protein MYDIKEWRHVFKLDPNKEISDADLEKICESGTDAVLVGGSDGVTLDNVLQLLMRIRRYTVPCALEVSTIDSVTPGFDSYFIPTVLNSKDPKWIVDLHHAAMKEYGEIMDWDEIFVEGYCVLNPEAKVAALTEAKTDLDAEDVVAYARMAERMFHLPVFYLEYSGTYGDPELVAEVKNSLNETKLFYGGGIETKEQASEMGELADTVIVGNVIYTNLSEALKTVKAVKKNIAQ; from the coding sequence ATGTATGATATTAAAGAGTGGAGACATGTCTTTAAATTAGATCCTAATAAAGAGATTTCAGATGCAGATTTAGAGAAAATTTGCGAATCCGGCACGGATGCGGTTCTTGTCGGAGGATCTGATGGAGTGACTCTAGACAATGTACTGCAGCTGTTAATGCGTATTCGCCGCTACACGGTGCCGTGTGCGCTTGAAGTATCAACAATTGACTCTGTAACACCTGGGTTTGATTCTTATTTTATTCCGACCGTTTTAAACAGCAAGGATCCAAAGTGGATTGTTGATTTACATCACGCGGCTATGAAGGAATACGGAGAGATCATGGACTGGGATGAAATTTTTGTAGAAGGATACTGCGTACTTAACCCCGAAGCAAAAGTAGCTGCGCTAACAGAAGCGAAAACAGATTTGGATGCAGAAGATGTTGTAGCGTATGCTCGTATGGCTGAACGCATGTTTCATTTGCCTGTTTTCTATCTAGAATACAGCGGAACGTATGGAGATCCTGAATTAGTGGCAGAAGTGAAAAATTCACTAAATGAGACGAAGTTATTTTACGGCGGGGGTATTGAGACAAAAGAGCAAGCGAGTGAGATGGGAGAGCTAGCCGATACGGTTATTGTAGGAAATGTTATTTACACAAATTTATCGGAAGCGTTAAAAACTGTAAAAGCAGTAAAAAAGAATATTGCACAGTGA
- the pcrA gene encoding DNA helicase PcrA: MNFLSEKLLTGLNPQQQEAVKTTDGPLLLMAGAGSGKTRVLTHRIAFLMAEKEVAPWNILAITFTNKAAREMRERVSNIVGGVAEDIWISTFHSMCVRILRRDIDRIGFNRNFTILDSTDQLSVIKNILKDQNIDPKKFDPRSLLGSISSAKNELKVAEEFDKTATGPYEEVVSKVYKEYEKRLKKNQALDFDDLIMTTIQLFKRVPEVLTYYQRKFQYIHVDEYQDTNHAQYMLVRLLAARFENVCVVGDSDQSIYRWRGADITNILSFEKDYPKAKTILLEQNYRSTKTILAAANGVIANNMNRKVKNLWTENDEGQKIYHYQAMSEHDEAQFVARKIKEAVDSGKRKYSDFAILYRTNAQSRVMEEVLLKSNINYTIVGGIKFYDRKEIKDLLAYLRLIANQDDDISLARIVNVPKRGVGATSVDKVANYGNVHDISIFKALDEVELMGLTGKATKALRDFQSMISNLAQMQDYMSVTELVEQVLERTGYREALKVEKTIEAQSRLENIDEFLSVTKTFEEASEDKSLVAFLTDLALVADIDKLEDEEEEENEQVILMTLHSAKGLEFPVVFLMGMEEGVFPHSRSLFEDNEMEEERRLAYVGITRAEQELYLLNAQMRTLFGKTNVNPKSRFIGEIPSELVESLNEAMRKPAAGRSGASASPFAARRQAAVAKTKLVSTGSESIGWSVGDKAEHKKWGIGTVVSVKGEGDSKELDIAFPSPTGVKRLLAKFAPVTKV; encoded by the coding sequence GTGAATTTTTTAAGTGAAAAATTATTAACAGGATTAAACCCTCAGCAACAAGAGGCAGTTAAAACGACAGACGGACCACTATTACTTATGGCCGGTGCAGGAAGTGGAAAAACACGTGTATTAACGCATCGAATTGCGTTTTTAATGGCAGAAAAAGAAGTTGCACCTTGGAATATTTTAGCCATTACTTTTACAAACAAAGCAGCTCGTGAAATGAGAGAGCGTGTTTCAAATATCGTTGGCGGAGTGGCAGAAGATATCTGGATTTCAACGTTCCACTCGATGTGCGTGCGTATTTTACGAAGAGATATTGATCGTATTGGCTTTAATCGTAACTTTACGATTTTAGATTCAACGGATCAGCTTTCCGTTATTAAAAATATTTTAAAAGACCAAAACATCGATCCAAAAAAATTCGATCCGCGCTCGTTATTAGGAAGCATTAGTTCAGCTAAAAATGAACTGAAAGTAGCGGAAGAATTTGATAAAACAGCAACGGGACCTTATGAAGAAGTTGTAAGCAAAGTCTACAAAGAGTATGAAAAGCGTTTAAAGAAAAACCAAGCGCTCGATTTTGATGATTTGATTATGACAACGATTCAGCTATTTAAACGAGTTCCTGAAGTGTTAACTTACTATCAGCGCAAGTTTCAATATATTCATGTGGACGAGTATCAAGATACAAATCATGCACAGTATATGCTGGTTCGCTTGCTAGCTGCAAGATTTGAAAATGTATGCGTAGTAGGGGATTCAGATCAGTCTATTTACCGCTGGCGCGGGGCTGATATTACAAATATCTTGTCATTTGAAAAAGATTACCCAAAAGCCAAAACTATTTTGCTTGAACAAAATTATCGTTCAACTAAAACGATTTTGGCTGCGGCAAACGGCGTCATTGCAAACAATATGAATCGTAAAGTGAAAAACTTATGGACGGAAAACGATGAAGGCCAGAAGATTTATCATTACCAAGCAATGAGTGAGCATGATGAGGCACAGTTTGTAGCACGTAAAATTAAAGAAGCAGTAGACAGCGGAAAGCGTAAATACAGTGATTTTGCCATTTTGTATCGTACAAATGCACAGTCTCGTGTGATGGAGGAAGTGCTGTTAAAATCCAATATTAATTATACAATTGTCGGCGGCATTAAGTTCTACGACCGCAAAGAGATTAAAGATTTGCTTGCATACTTGCGCTTAATTGCCAACCAAGATGATGACATTAGCTTAGCTCGTATTGTGAACGTTCCAAAGCGCGGAGTTGGAGCTACTTCAGTCGATAAAGTGGCCAATTACGGAAACGTTCATGACATTTCTATTTTCAAAGCGCTGGATGAAGTAGAATTAATGGGGTTAACAGGCAAAGCAACAAAAGCCCTTCGTGATTTCCAATCGATGATTTCGAACTTAGCTCAAATGCAAGACTATATGTCTGTTACAGAGCTTGTGGAACAAGTATTAGAAAGAACAGGATACCGTGAAGCGCTTAAAGTGGAAAAAACAATTGAAGCACAAAGCCGCTTAGAGAATATTGATGAGTTTTTATCTGTCACAAAAACGTTTGAAGAAGCAAGTGAAGATAAAAGCTTAGTAGCATTTTTAACCGATTTAGCACTTGTTGCTGATATCGATAAGCTTGAAGACGAGGAAGAAGAAGAGAACGAACAAGTGATTCTGATGACGCTTCACTCGGCAAAAGGTCTAGAGTTCCCGGTTGTTTTTCTAATGGGTATGGAAGAAGGCGTATTCCCTCATAGCCGATCATTATTCGAAGATAATGAAATGGAAGAGGAACGACGCTTAGCCTACGTAGGGATTACGCGTGCTGAACAAGAATTGTATTTATTAAATGCTCAAATGCGCACACTATTTGGTAAAACAAACGTTAATCCAAAATCCCGCTTCATTGGAGAAATCCCAAGCGAGCTTGTGGAATCTTTAAATGAAGCAATGCGCAAACCTGCTGCTGGTCGTTCAGGGGCTTCAGCTTCGCCGTTTGCAGCGCGCCGACAAGCGGCCGTGGCAAAAACGAAGCTTGTGTCAACAGGCAGTGAATCAATTGGATGGAGCGTTGGAGATAAGGCCGAGCATAAAAAATGGGGAATTGGTACAGTTGTAAGTGTAAAAGGAGAAGGAGATTCAAAAGAATTAGACATTGCTTTTCCTAGTCCTACAGGTGTAAAAAGACTGCTTGCTAAATTTGCCCCGGTTACGAAAGTGTAA